The Triplophysa rosa linkage group LG25, Trosa_1v2, whole genome shotgun sequence genome window below encodes:
- the LOC130548441 gene encoding uncharacterized protein LOC130548441, protein MFLIFGFLCLCFCCLRGVFGDEVKSVSVMEGHSVTLHTHLTHIHTDDLILWKFGPQGTVIAKITINKTSINADVHDGMFRDRLQVDDQTGSLTITDITTQHSGLYHMTISGQQKTSYTFSVTVYEASLTVVICCVVGALLIVTALLIFYIWRKHTNTQQEAVQSGEEEITYSDPTFHKRQTHQARAEVEDEVMYASVNKRR, encoded by the exons ATGTTTCTCATCTTTGGTTTTCTCTGCTTGTGCTTCTGCTGCCTGAGGG gtgtgtttggtgatgaagtgaagtcagtgtcagtgatggagggacattctgttactctacacactcatctcactcacatacacacagatgATCTGATACTGTGGAAGTTTGGACCTCAGGGGACTGTCATAGCTAAAATCACAATCAATAAGACGTCAATCAATGCTGACGTTCATGATGGGatgttcagagacagactgcagGTGGACgatcagactggatctctcaccatcacagaCATCACAACTCAACACTCTGGACTTTATCACATGACCATCAGCGGCCAACAAAAGACCTCATACACATTCAGTGTTACTGTCTATG AAGCGAGTCTGACCGTTGTGATCTGTTGTGTTGTTGGAGCTCTGTTGATCGTAACTGCACTTCTGATCTTCTACATCTGgaggaaacacacaaacacacaacaag AAGCGGTTCAGAGCGGTGAAGAGGAGATCACTTACTCAGATCCAACGTTCCATAAAAGACAAACACACCAAGCG AGAGCAGAAGTGGAGGACGAGGTGATGTACGCCAGCGTCAATAAAAGACGATGA
- the LOC130548533 gene encoding signaling lymphocytic activation molecule-like, with the protein MEGDSVTLHIDVSSMEILNVIWLYGPQDFHIVTIPIYSDIALFHGNDERFRDRLQVTDKTGSLTINNITTELSGLYQTMGDFGADLATGIFIKFHVTVYTRLPVPVIIRDCSSSSSVSKCVVLCSVMNVSHVSVSWYKGKSFLSSISVSDLNIRLSLPLEVEYQDNNTYRCVINNPISNHTQHLHITEICHTCSEASLTLNYAVVICCVVGSVMIVTALLIICICRKHATTG; encoded by the exons atggagggagattctgtTACACTACACATTGATGTTTCTTCCATGGAGATATTAAATGTGATTTGGCTATATGGACCTCAAGATTTTCATATAGTTACAATCCCAATATACAGTGATATCGCATTATTTCATGGTAATGATgagagattcagagacagactgcagGTGACTGATaagactggatctctcaccatcaacAACATCACAACTGAACTCTCTGGACTTTATCAAACCATGGGCGACTTTGGCGCAGATCTCGCTACAGGGATCTTCATAAAATTCCATGTTACAGTCTATA CTCGTCTGCCTGTTCCTGTTATCATCAGAGACTGCTCTTCATCATCTTCAGTGTcaaaatgtgttgtgttgtgttcagtgatgaatgtgtcacatgtgagtgtctcctggtacaaaggaaagagtttcttgtccagcatcagtgtgtctgatctcaacatcagactctctctacctctggaggtggaatatcaggacaacaacacatacagatgtgtcaTCAACAATCCCATCtcaaaccacacacaacatctacacatcacTGAGATCTGTCACACGTGTTCAG AAGCAAGTCTCACCCTCAATTATGCTGTTGTGATCTGTTGTGTTGTTGGATCTGTGATGATTGTAACCGCACTTCTGATCATCTGCATCTGCAGGAAACACGCGACAACAGGGTAA
- the LOC130548534 gene encoding uncharacterized protein LOC130548534 has product MTGVFGADAGEVKSVSVMEGHSVTLHMNDTKIQSDTLIMWTFGPRETLIARIHRKANEISIYDDVHDGMFRDRLKLSKLSGSLTITNIMTELSGLYKLTIISTAETSYTFSLNVHAHLPVPFISRVSSQCSSSSTCVVLCSVMNVSHVSVSWYKGKSLLSSISVSDLNIRLSLPLEVEHQDTNTYRCVVNNTVTNHTQHLNITQVCHKCSVRGLHPGYIALMCVVVLGITAAVVKCMLCSKELVYNNNTSSMLRHYRALHENKERNGGGPIQATRKQELDEALVTMIVKDTQPFSVVEDVGFRDYVHKLDPTYVLPTRQAVKAMVEAKYA; this is encoded by the exons ATGACGG gtgtgtttggtgctgATGCAggtgaagtgaagtcagtgtcagtgatggagggacattctGTCACTCTACACATGAATGATACTAAAATACAGAGCGATACACTGATAATGTGGAC GTTTGGACCTCGAGAGACTCTTATAGCTAGAATCCATAGAAAAGCCAATGAGATCTCAATATATGATGATGTTCATGATGGGatgttcagagacagactgaagctgaGCAAACTGtctggatctctcaccatcactaaCATCATGACTGAACTCTCTGGACTTTATAAACTCACCATCATCAGCACAGCAGAGACCTCGTACACATTCAGTCTTAATGTTCACG CTCATCTGCCTGTTCCCTTCATCTCCAGAGTCTCTTCTCAATGTTCTTCATCATCaacttgtgttgtgttgtgttcagtgatgaatgtgtcacatgtgagtgtctcctggtacaaaggaaagagtttattgtccagcatcagtgtgtctgatctcaacatcagactctctctacctctggaggtggaacatcaggacacaaacacatacagatgtgtggTCAACAATACCgtcacaaaccacacacaacatctcaACATCACTCAAGTCTGTCACAAGTGTTCAG TACGAGGTCTACACCCAGGTTATATAGCACTGATGTGTGTTGTAGTCTTGGGCATCACAGCTGCTGTC GTGAAGTGTATGTTGTGCTCCAAGGAATTGGTGTACAATAATAACACTTCATCTATGTTGAGGCATTATCGTGCCTTGCATGAGAACAAGGAGAGAAATGGAGGTGGGCCCATCCAAG CTACCAGAAAACAAGAGCTGGATGAGGCCCTGGTCACAATGATTGTGAAGGACACACAGCCATTTAGTGTTGTGGAGGATGTTGGATTTAGGGACTATGTTCACAAACTAGACCCAACCTATGTTCTTCCCACAAGGCAG GCTGTAAAGGCCATGGTGGAGGCAAAATATGCCTAA